Proteins encoded by one window of Musa acuminata AAA Group cultivar baxijiao chromosome BXJ2-9, Cavendish_Baxijiao_AAA, whole genome shotgun sequence:
- the LOC135581538 gene encoding protein MODIFYING WALL LIGNIN-1-like isoform X3, with amino-acid sequence MYPRSPALALGLIAAVALMIAQAIINTVSGCICCKKYPNPSDTNWTIGLISFIASWVTFIIAFVLLLSGAALNDQWGQERMYFGEYCYVVRSGVFSGGAVLSLASVALGIVYYVSSSSPKNMQPWSPQQNQGIALGQPQIPPQAQTTPVFVHEDTYIRQQFP; translated from the exons ATGTATCCAAGGAGCCCAGCACTAGCTCTGGGTTTAATAGCAGCAGTGGCTCTTATGATAGCTCAGGCCATCATAAATACTGTGTCTGGGTGTATTTGCTGCAAGAAGTATCCAAATCCATCAGACACCAACTGGACAATAGGGTTGATCTCCTTTATTGCTTCTTG GGTTACTTTTATAATAGCCTTTGTTCTATTGTTGTCTGGTGCTGCCCTAAATGACCAATGGGGGCAGGAAAGGATGTACTTTGGCGAATACTGCTATGTTGTCAGGTCTGGAGTATTTTCAGGAGGGGCAGTCCTATCTCTTGCAAGTGTTGCCCTGGGGATCGTTTATTATGTTTCATCATCTTCCCCAAAGAATATGCAGCCATGGAGTCCACAGCAAAATCAAGGCATCGCATTGGGCCAGCCTCAAATTCCACCTCAGGCTCAGACCACCCCAGTGTTTGTACATGAGGATACCTATATTCGGCAGCAATTTCCATGA
- the LOC103973644 gene encoding large ribosomal subunit protein eL13z, with amino-acid sequence MVKHNNVVPNGHFKKHWQDYVKTWFNQPARKTRRRIARQKKAVKIFPRPTAGPLRPIVQCQTLKYNMKSRAGRGFTLEELKAAGIPKKLVPTIGIAVDHRRKNRSLEGLQANVQRLKTYKAKLVIFPRRARKVKAGDSAPEELATATQVQGPYMPIAREKPTVELVKVTDEMKSFKAYATLRVERMNKRQVGARLKKAAEAEKEEKK; translated from the exons ATGGTTAAGCATAACAATGTCGTGCCAAATGGCCATTTCAAGAAGCACTGGCAGGATTATGTAAAGACTTGGTTCAACCAGCCTGCCCGCAAAACCAGAAGACGCATTG CTCGACAGAAGAAAGCTGTGAAAATTTTCCCACGTCCAACTGCTGGCCCCCTGCGCCCTATCGTGCAATGCCAGACACTCAAGTACAACATGAAATCTAGAGCAGGCAGGGGTTTTACTCTTGAGGAACTGAAG GCAGCTGGCATTCCAAAGAAGCTTGTGCCAACAATTGGCATTGCGGTGGATCACAGGCGAAAGAATAGATCTCTTGAGGGTCTCCAAGCTAATGTCCAGAGGCTGAAGACATACAAAGCCAAGCTTGTCATCTTCCCAAGGCGTGCACGCAAAGTGAAG GCTGGAGATTCTGCTCCGGAGGAACTGGCAACTGCCACTCAGGTCCAAGGCCCATACATGCCCATTGCCCGTGAGAAGCCTACGGTTGAACTTGTCAAGGTTACAGACGAGATGAAATCATTCAAGGCCTATGCCACGCTTCGAGTTGAGAGGATGAATAAGCGTCAGGTCGGTGCCAGGTTGAAGAAGGCTGCAGAAGcagagaaggaagaaaagaaataa
- the LOC135581538 gene encoding protein VASCULATURE COMPLEXITY AND CONNECTIVITY-like isoform X2: MEKNVVMVCAAVGFLGLLSAALGFAAEATRIKVSDVQTTTLGVCMYPRSPALALGLIAAVALMIAQAIINTVSGCICCKKYPNPSDTNWTIGLISFIASWVTFIIAFVLLLSGAALNDQWGQERMYFGEYCYVVRSGVFSGGAVLSLASVALGIVYYVSSSSPKNMQPWSPQQNQGIALGQPQIPPQAQTTPVFVHEDTYIRQQFP, from the exons ATGGAGAAGAATGTCGTGATGGTCTGCGCCGCCGTCGGCTTCCTTGGCCTCCTCTCCGCCGCGCTCGGCTTTGCCGCAGAGGCCACAAGGATCAAG GTTTCTGATGTGCAAACAACAACATTAGGTGTCTGCATGTATCCAAGGAGCCCAGCACTAGCTCTGGGTTTAATAGCAGCAGTGGCTCTTATGATAGCTCAGGCCATCATAAATACTGTGTCTGGGTGTATTTGCTGCAAGAAGTATCCAAATCCATCAGACACCAACTGGACAATAGGGTTGATCTCCTTTATTGCTTCTTG GGTTACTTTTATAATAGCCTTTGTTCTATTGTTGTCTGGTGCTGCCCTAAATGACCAATGGGGGCAGGAAAGGATGTACTTTGGCGAATACTGCTATGTTGTCAGGTCTGGAGTATTTTCAGGAGGGGCAGTCCTATCTCTTGCAAGTGTTGCCCTGGGGATCGTTTATTATGTTTCATCATCTTCCCCAAAGAATATGCAGCCATGGAGTCCACAGCAAAATCAAGGCATCGCATTGGGCCAGCCTCAAATTCCACCTCAGGCTCAGACCACCCCAGTGTTTGTACATGAGGATACCTATATTCGGCAGCAATTTCCATGA
- the LOC135581538 gene encoding uncharacterized protein LOC135581538 isoform X1, whose translation MEKNVVMVCAAVGFLGLLSAALGFAAEATRIKRTVKRVASGQFLGSVSIFSLLNSQLGGRALMSSLPSGISWKVRLWCYNKANILEPPSARIFVPSVAVGFTGFTIWILLIRMPLFGVIFSFSVKNLIFMSLVVFSFLNKAGTVINVVFPEGYLQVSDVQTTTLGVCMYPRSPALALGLIAAVALMIAQAIINTVSGCICCKKYPNPSDTNWTIGLISFIASWVTFIIAFVLLLSGAALNDQWGQERMYFGEYCYVVRSGVFSGGAVLSLASVALGIVYYVSSSSPKNMQPWSPQQNQGIALGQPQIPPQAQTTPVFVHEDTYIRQQFP comes from the exons ATGGAGAAGAATGTCGTGATGGTCTGCGCCGCCGTCGGCTTCCTTGGCCTCCTCTCCGCCGCGCTCGGCTTTGCCGCAGAGGCCACAAGGATCAAG AGAACCGTCAAACGCGTGGCGTCGGGTCAATTTCTTGGTTCCGTATCTATTTTCTCCCTACTGAACTCGCAGTTGGGCGGAAGGGCCTTGATGAGTTCTCTTCCCTCGGGTATTTCTTGGAAGGTGCGGCTTTGGTGCTACAACAAAGCCAATATCTTGGAACCGCCTTCAGCGAGAATCTTTGTCCCCTCTGTCGCAGTAGGGTTTACAGGGTTTACGATCTGGATCTTGTTAATCAGGATGCCTCTTTTCGGTGTCATCTTTTCTTTCAGTGTTAAAAATCTGATCTTTATGTCCTTGGTTGtcttttctttcttaaataagGCCGGAACTGTGATCAATGTGGTCTTTCCAGAAGGTTATTTGCAG GTTTCTGATGTGCAAACAACAACATTAGGTGTCTGCATGTATCCAAGGAGCCCAGCACTAGCTCTGGGTTTAATAGCAGCAGTGGCTCTTATGATAGCTCAGGCCATCATAAATACTGTGTCTGGGTGTATTTGCTGCAAGAAGTATCCAAATCCATCAGACACCAACTGGACAATAGGGTTGATCTCCTTTATTGCTTCTTG GGTTACTTTTATAATAGCCTTTGTTCTATTGTTGTCTGGTGCTGCCCTAAATGACCAATGGGGGCAGGAAAGGATGTACTTTGGCGAATACTGCTATGTTGTCAGGTCTGGAGTATTTTCAGGAGGGGCAGTCCTATCTCTTGCAAGTGTTGCCCTGGGGATCGTTTATTATGTTTCATCATCTTCCCCAAAGAATATGCAGCCATGGAGTCCACAGCAAAATCAAGGCATCGCATTGGGCCAGCCTCAAATTCCACCTCAGGCTCAGACCACCCCAGTGTTTGTACATGAGGATACCTATATTCGGCAGCAATTTCCATGA